ACCAAGCATGTCAATAATGCAAGCATAATGCTCTATGGTTGGAACCACGCCATACTTCAATTCCATTTGCCTGAGAAACTCTTGCCCCTGGATCACGAAACCTGCATGGCTGCAAGCAGACAGGACACCTACAAATGTAACCTCATTGGGCTCGACTCCTGCATCACACATCTGTGAAAACAGACCTAAGGCTTCATTGCCGTAACCATGCATACCATAGCCCATGATCATTATGTTCCATGATGCCACATCCTTACAGATCATTTTATTGAAAACCAAGTGAGCATCCCTCATACTCCCACATTTTGCATACATGTCCAAGATGGCATTATTCAGTAGAACATTATTGACATCTCCACTCTTTCCATCTTTTGCCAACTCATTTACAATCATGTAGCGATGAATCTCTCTGCCATGCATCAATGCAGCCACATGAGAACAAGCTGGAAGAACCGTTTTAATAGTAAGCAAATCAGGGCAAATCCCATCATCAAACATCCTATTAAAAAGCCTCAAAGTTCCATCATGATCACCAGACTGCTCGGTAACAGATATAATTGAATTCCATGAAAATATATCCCTGTCATCCATTGTTTCAAAAATCTCCAATGCATTAGCAACAAACTTGCACTTCCCATACATATCAATCAACGCATTGCAGATGGAAACATCTGAACCAAACCCAATTTTTATCACAAATCCATGAACCATCCTCCCTTTATCAAAATCCCCGGTCACAGCAAAAACTGACAAAACCCCAGTAGCTGTAAACCCGCTTATTGTAACCCCCTCTTTCCTCATTTTCCTAAAAATTCCCAATGCTTCATTGAACTTACCAGTCTGCGCACACCCATTAACCATGGAATTCCACAACACAACATCCCTTTCAGGCATTCTATCAAACAGCTCATGCGCCTCATCCATTAACTCAAACTTCAAATAGGCACTGATCAAAGCACTACCCACAAACACGTCCAACTCCAACCCAAGTTTAAACGCCAAGCCATGAATGTTTTTCACCTCGTAAACCTCCATAATCTCACAAAGCCCCTTAATTAAACAAGGAAAAGTAACTTTATCCGGCAAAACACCTAGCCTTCTCATCTCTTTATAAAATTCAAATCCATATCTTGGAAGCCCATTGGAAACAAACCCAGAAATGATCGCGTTGTGTGTAAAAACATTACGATCATAATCAGGGGTGCTGTTAAAGACCAGAAGGGCTTGGTTCATTAAATTGCATTTAGCGTACATGTTGATGAGACTGGTGGTGTATGCTGGAGAGGAGGCCTGAAGACCAGTAATAAGCAGCTGGGCATGAAGTTGTTGGCCTTTCTTGAGGTTCTTGTCGAGAATACATTGTTTGAAAGAAGCAAAACAAGTAGTGAGATTGTAAGGTGGGCCCGCCAGTGATGAGGAAGAGAAGTAAAAGGTACAAGGAGGGAATTTGGTTGTTGGGATTTTGAAGACCAGAGTTGCTTTCTTCATTTAACAGGGATTTCCATGTGAGTGTAAAGCTGCACTCTTTGGCTGTTGGCTGGAAGCCGGGAACTGGAACTggaataattttttaaaagataattattttaattcgcgCCGTTGTTTTAAAATAATTGCGGAGGCtaaataatttataaactttaaagaaaataaataatgtattttttaaagTAAAGggcataattaattttattaaaatataaaaattaaataaattttttttcaataaattataattagaaattCTTTGGAAACACTTTCACTGTTGCAttttaagtgtttttttttttttttttaaagtcacTTGAAATAGTCAGAAGGAATATCTTAATAGAAGAAGATGAGACTTTAGATATGATAGAGAAGGAAATAGCGAAGGGTTTAGTGAAAGCGCAAATTGTACAGTGCCCGGCACATTAAATAAAATACTACACtcatttcttaaaaaaatatatatatatttctttaatttaagagCAAGAGCATGGCGCTGAATTTTATTAGTGAGATACACATGTATCACAATAATTTAGAGCGTTGGTGTGGGCTTCTAGTGTCCAAAGAAGAGAGGCTCTTAGGATCAAAGGAGTGGCCATGGCAATTGAAGTGATAGTTTTATTAGGATGATTTTATGGTTATAATCAGAAGTTTGAGAATAAATTATAAAAAGTAAAGAACGAAAATTAAGAATAGGACGAAAGAATAAAATATATCATAAAGAAAATGACGACTTCAATTTTGACAGCAACTTCAGCTTAAATACCAAAACAAATCTTGAATATTTTTTATTCTGAAAGTGAAAATCAATCCAAAGCCAAACAAGAGATCCATCAGAAACATAACGAGCAGCACCTTTAATATTAATACAACGATATTTACAAGGTCATCCATTTTGATACAGGGCAACGAAAAAACAAGAAAAAAGAAAGTTGCCAGTCTTAAATACTAGGAATTCCTTACTGAAATGATTAAAATTTTCCAAGGAACTGACATGATTAAAATGACACAGAGgtttttcttttttactttcctatggaatatatatatatatatatatatatatatatatatatatatatatatatatatatactgccTAACTATTGCTATGGCAGTTTTACTAAGTACTTCCACTTCTGCTTCTAGATTCGGGATTCGGGAATCATATGCATGAACTCTGCGTCTCTGCGTTTGCAACCTCAAGCCATTGTCCTAAGATGGCTGCTTCATCAGCAAATTCCCATAACCCTAAAATAGTGAAATTCATTTCTCAAGTCCATAACCAATGAAAGCGAACAAAATTTCAACACAAAAATCCAACAGAACATGAGATAAAATGAACAAATACGTCAAGGGTTGACTACTAGATTCCTGGAAACAAGGTAAACAGAATGCTTGCAAAAATAGCCTTCTGGGTAATTGGGACAAATATCAGAAATGTCTAGACAAACATTAGTGAACTGAAGTAACAGTACCTGCTTAATATTTGCCAATGCTGTTCTTAATATTCATGATATCATATCACCATATGAACCTTTCCATCAAATATCATCACTTTGTTCTCATCGTGCAGTTTCTGCGAAATTATAAATAGTTTGAAGTAAGCACACTGCCCCATCTAAATACATTCGAACTCTTTAAGTGGGAGCAGGAAGAGGAAGGCCACCCaatttgccaaaaattttacaaaattcctGCAACAAAATTCACAAACTCTTCCATTCGAATCAAAACTAAAGAAGGATCAACTTTACCTGTAATAGTAACATTATCTCTTCTCTTGAGTAACAAAGACCTCCCATATTGACAGCGTTCTCTAGGTCGTCAATGGTTATACTATCCAAATAGCGCATATGCTCACGAAATTTAGAATTAAAGGCTTCAATTCTGCAAGGAAGGAGCCCCAAAAGTAGTAAAAATAGCATTAAATCAGCGAACTTTGAGCTGTAAATGGCAGGTCAATAGGAAGCAgacggtatatatatatatatatatatatatttgtgtggAGAAGGCGGGGGCTCAACCCAATTCTGCATGTTGGTATCTTACCTTTCTGGAGATAGCTCAGTGGTGGCTTGCCCTGCAGGCGGGTCATCTACTTCCATGGCATCTGTCGTTGGACTGACCATAATAATCCAAAAAATGGTTAAATTACAGTGTGCTACatcttgaaaatttgaaattgcaaTGATGCCCGCCAAATTGTTAATGATAAGGTAAATTCATATGAAGCTATTTATTCAAGTCATAGCATTAAATTCAAGGCATGTTGGGACATACAAAAATATAAAAGTTACTCTCAATTATGGGCTTATCCAGTTTTTCTCGTGAATGAGAACGACTCTAGTTTAACAAATACTTCAATGTTAACATAGTCTAGAAAGTGAAAAAACAGTTGATACAAAGATGTCCATTCCATCATCCTTGAAACACTATcgtaaaaaaggaagaaaaaatctTACAAGCAAAATGTTCTTGCAAAATTTACTCACCCTTCTAAATCAACAGCATTGCAGTCATCTCTATCATTTCTATCAGAAAGACGTTCAGCTCTGCATTTTCTCTCTAATTCTTCCTCCCTTTCTTGTTCACGCTCCTCCATCTCAGTTAACTCTTTATGATATATTGCAAAATTTAGAACTTTCAGGGCAGCTTCAACATCAGACTTGGAAACCTGCCGAGGCAAGTAAATCATGCACTAAAGAGCATGGAAGACATGCATAAACACCAATCCCAAAGATAATGACCTATGAACTGGTGGTAACTGAAAGACTAAAATGGAAACACATTTCGAACAATCACATTGATAAGATTCACAATTAAAGAGTGATAAAACTAAGTACCTTCCTACTCAACTTCAATTTGGCATGAGCAGTGGAGAGACGTATTATGGTTTCTAAGGTTCTGGCAGTGATTGGAAGTGTTCCTCCAGTCTACAAAGACCACGAATCatattagaaagaaaaaaaaaaaaaattgaacataGCAGCAGCTGTAAGTATGTTTAATTGCAAACAGACCTTTGCAGTTGAACTAGCACTTCTAAGCTCAGCATATGCGGTTGCAATATGTTCAGATGCctgaggacaaaattttagaattaacccTGCATTAGCTATGCTACATTTAGATGGTATGAGTAGGCAAGTTTAAGAACCATCAAATTATTCCCCAAGAGAGAAGTCTATTTTGATGTAAACTGTAGGAGTGGCATACAAACATCTTGCtagaaaggataaaatatcaaatCGCAGAGTACAAAGTTAGTGAAAGCATAATGACCTCATCACTCAGCTCAGGCTGAATCCTATGTTTTGCATAATGGATATACTTCTTAAGAAACTTGATTGTAAGAGTATCACGCTTCCGGCCCCTTTCTGTTTTCCTCCCATGAAGCATTCGGTTATACTTAACAAAGACAGAAGACTCAGCATCACCTTcgtcttctcttccatatcttagACCCCCATTAAGTGTCCCTTCACCTGaaatttttaagatttttcaGTTTAGCATTTATTATAATTGTGCTTAGTTGATGAACAGAATAGTTTACATACCTCCATCAAGAGCAGATCGGTATCGATGCATACGCAAGACATGCTCTGAAATTTGACGGTCAACATCAGGATCCATCTGATCCAATACTATGAACAGTAAATCAAATCGAGAGAGCAAAGAGTCTGGAAGTCCAATATTCTTTGTTGGTGTCAATGAGCGGTCATACTGTGCATCCATGTAACAAGCAGAAGTTCAAGTAAGCAATCAAAACATCAATATACAAGGATACAATTGCTTACAGGTAATAGTGTTAGAATCAATAACAAAATTCTCACTTACAGTTCCATATATGGGATTCGCAGCAGCCACCACACTACATCGAGCATTCAGAGATGCATGAATACCAGCTTTGGCAATGGTAACAGTTTGCTGCTCCATAACTTCATGTATAGCAACACGATCCTGATCATTCATCTTGTCAAACTCATCAATACAGACAACACCTCTGTCAGCAAGAACCATGGCTCCAGCTTCCAGCCTTCTTTCTCCtgataaaagttaaaaaatattatatgaaaTTCTTTCAAAAAAAATACAGATAATAGATGCTTGCTTATAGAGGCAGAGCACCTGTTTCTTGATCAGAAGTAACAGCAGCTGTCAATCCTACACCAGAAGAACCGCGACCAGTGGTTGATATGGCCAAGGGAGCAATATTCATTATTGCTCTTAAAAGTTGAGATTTGGCAACAGATGGATCACCGACCATCATCATGTTAATGTCACTAAAAGAACAAAACATTAATTGGTATGATTAAAAATGGAATCCTATGCTGGGGCATCATTAAGAAGCATCCTCGGATCAAACAGAAGCTTGCCAAGAAATAAGATGCCTTGAATCCAAGTGTATGAAACTAAAGTAACATTTTATTCAATGGCAATCCGTAACATAAAATTCTAACAAAAGTAATGATAAGTAACTCACCCTCGTAAATGGGTTCCAttcttcaaattcttttccacTCCACCAAGCATCAATAAAACCACTGCTTTTTTTATCCAAGAATGCCCATATATTGACGGTGCCAGTGAATTACCTAGTAGATCAAAAGTATCATCCCTTTCAGCTATCTTCTTGATGTTCTTTAGATCTTCTGGACTGTAAATTGGTGCATTAGCCTCCTTGTTGAGCAAAGAAACATTATTAGCAATGAGAACAGTCCTGCACGTCAAGACCCCTTTGTTAAGCTTCAAAAAGGAAGTTATAATATCACAAGAAAGAAAATGGTTTAAGCAGTAGGTGTGGTTCTGTTAGTTCTACCTGAATACTCCATTCACACTACCCTTGCTTCTTCCAGGAAGTGCTTTATACATCCCAACAATGGCCACACGATCTCCAGGCTTGCATGAATCAACCAGGTCATCCTCAACTATCACATCCACTGTTCGTGGAAGCTGACCAGGAGCAGAATTTTCGGGCACTTCTTGCATTGACAAGGTTTGATGATCTTTGTACTTGCACAAACCATACTCAGTCACCAATAAATTTCCATGGTCATCCTGAATGGAACTTTGACATGAAAGGCATTCCTTTAATGGTGATTATAAACCATAAAAGTCAAGGACTTTGAGAAATACCCTTGTCGGATACACGGAACCGGTGGGCAAACCCACATTAGATGTAATGTCGCGATATTCACGAGTTGTGAAATCCCCAGTTGCAGGACAGTAATGAACACTTTTGACAACCTTTGGCCTTACAAGAGAACCTGAAAGTGAAGCATAAGATTGGATTTATGCATTTCTAGATTCATTCTTTATGTTGGCACTTCAACACTTTCTAGTGAAAATGCAACAGTAGCTACAACTAGCAATGTTGCATATTGAAAAGCGCATCATTTTCTTGATTCAGTCACTCACACTTAATTATAATAAGaagaagaaactaaagaaatcacTAGGCAAAACAAAGCAAAAGTGCACAGCTGCTGCTTAACATACAGTGAAATATTCTGGCGTGTACATTAACAGTTTAACACTGTATTCAAAAGTCATCTTCACATTACAAGTCTCAGTAAGCATAACATATGATAAACTCATTCATCCAGAATGAGATCCTAGTTTCACAATTATAGGAAAATTATGTATTCTGTTTTCAACTTAAATTATCAATTTATGTGAACCAAAATGACAAACGAATGAAGGGGAAAAAAAGGAATTAGATAGCAGAATATAGTGAATCCTAGGATGTAAGAAAAAGTAAACGGGACATTCATAAAAAGAAAAGTACATTTTGTAACAATGCCCTCAACGCAGACCATGGAACCAATAAATTCAGATAGAAGTTCTCTTGGAGTGACACGGCGAGAGACAAAAGGGCCCTCAAAACCCACAAGAACTTGCTCTCCTTCCTTCAGGTACTTAGGATCAATGCTACGAGCCACATCTGTGGCTGCATCACAGAATGGTTGCAGATACTCACTCGGGTTCTTAAGAATCCTAAAATCCAGAAGAAAAAGATCAGACCAGTATAAGGAAACTTAAGGCAAAAATGAAAACTAGAATAAGGAAAAATTTTACACACTAAataaaacccaaaaattaagaCTCAATTGATGGGGAAAAAGCCCAAATTTCTCATATCTTGAAATCCCATAATCAATAGACACTTGTGGAGCTAAAATTCGCTCTAATCTGGTATTGGGGGAATGTTTGGATGAATTAAGACCAGCGTTTTTCATCAATATGATTTCCCCCAATAAGATAACAAACTCAGCTTTAgaacattttcatttcatttgTTTTAGACATTACAGGTTGATTGATTTGGTATAGTTttggaaggaaagaaaagaaaacctGGGACCAAAGTCCTGAAAAGAATGGAGATCAGAGATATTGATGATGAGGCGGCGACGCTTGTGGTTGATCATGGCCTTTATCTCATCCTTGTAAATCTGATCCATCCATCAATTAACATTTGATTACACATATAAGCACACGATTGAACATTTCATTACATGTATAAAAAGAGAGGGGGTTAAGGAGAGATACATTTTGATCAAGAAATTCCAAGAATGCTCGCTTGTGACTGCTTCTATCGTCCATCGTCGCCATCTCTGAGCCCTGATCGGAATCTACAAGCTAACACTCGGTAGAgcgagaaagaaagaaagaaatagaTATGGGAAAGTAGATAACATACGCAAGGTGAGCTCCTTTGGCACCCTAGAGTGCGAAGGGAAGGGTTTTGGCGGGAAAGAGGGAGACGACTACCCTTGTTTTGGCGGGAAGTGAGCTACTCACTGATAGGTGTCGTTTGCGGGCTGGCTTTGCATCATAGTCCATGGGCCTTTTCTCTCTCCTTTTAAATTCTATTATTGTTAGTGATTTTTTTTTTGCCATTAGTGATTTTGCTCTGGCGTTCCtaattacttgttatattattttaatatttattgataataaaattttaattaattataattttacttcaagtaataattttataatataaattcatatttatttatttataacctataatatatataaatgcatCAATGAAGGATGAACTTTTTAACCAATAGAAGTAtccttaatttttatattatttataatattaaattaatattataacataatattttatatataaaaaatattattgtcttaattattatttttattaggaTTTAAACTCATTTTTAATAGATATATAAACTTATTGAAAAtaaaactcttaatatcatttaaaaaaacaaatttttttcataaaatgattttctcattaaaaaaattaaaatgagtttctttaaacttgattttttttttttaagtaaactTGAAATATAAATCAAAATGAGTTTCTTTAAACAATATAAACACCAtggaattttaaaataaaacttgaaaattaaaaaaaaaataggattaagtatttaaaattaaaaaatatataaaacttgtaataatttataatatatataaatacaaaTTAATAAGAGAACAAActtataaaatcaattaaaat
The Hevea brasiliensis isolate MT/VB/25A 57/8 chromosome 18, ASM3005281v1, whole genome shotgun sequence genome window above contains:
- the LOC110642137 gene encoding pentatricopeptide repeat-containing protein At3g14730, giving the protein MKKATLVFKIPTTKFPPCTFYFSSSSLAGPPYNLTTCFASFKQCILDKNLKKGQQLHAQLLITGLQASSPAYTTSLINMYAKCNLMNQALLVFNSTPDYDRNVFTHNAIISGFVSNGLPRYGFEFYKEMRRLGVLPDKVTFPCLIKGLCEIMEVYEVKNIHGLAFKLGLELDVFVGSALISAYLKFELMDEAHELFDRMPERDVVLWNSMVNGCAQTGKFNEALGIFRKMRKEGVTISGFTATGVLSVFAVTGDFDKGRMVHGFVIKIGFGSDVSICNALIDMYGKCKFVANALEIFETMDDRDIFSWNSIISVTEQSGDHDGTLRLFNRMFDDGICPDLLTIKTVLPACSHVAALMHGREIHRYMIVNELAKDGKSGDVNNVLLNNAILDMYAKCGSMRDAHLVFNKMICKDVASWNIMIMGYGMHGYGNEALGLFSQMCDAGVEPNEVTFVGVLSACSHAGFVIQGQEFLRQMELKYGVVPTIEHYACIIDMLGRAGQLEEAYKLAQTMPVKANTVAWRALLAACQLHCNADLAEVVARQVFELDPGHCGSYVLMSNVYVTAGQYEEVLDVRHTMRQQNVKKAPGCSWIELKNGLHTFITSDQTHPEANCIYLVLHLLTSRLREQGYMPHLC
- the LOC110642136 gene encoding DNA replication licensing factor MCM3; its protein translation is MATMDDRSSHKRAFLEFLDQNIYKDEIKAMINHKRRRLIINISDLHSFQDFGPRILKNPSEYLQPFCDAATDVARSIDPKYLKEGEQVLVGFEGPFVSRRVTPRELLSEFIGSMVCVEGIVTKCSLVRPKVVKSVHYCPATGDFTTREYRDITSNVGLPTGSVYPTRDDHGNLLVTEYGLCKYKDHQTLSMQEVPENSAPGQLPRTVDVIVEDDLVDSCKPGDRVAIVGMYKALPGRSKGSVNGVFRTVLIANNVSLLNKEANAPIYSPEDLKNIKKIAERDDTFDLLGNSLAPSIYGHSWIKKAVVLLMLGGVEKNLKNGTHLRGDINMMMVGDPSVAKSQLLRAIMNIAPLAISTTGRGSSGVGLTAAVTSDQETGERRLEAGAMVLADRGVVCIDEFDKMNDQDRVAIHEVMEQQTVTIAKAGIHASLNARCSVVAAANPIYGTYDRSLTPTKNIGLPDSLLSRFDLLFIVLDQMDPDVDRQISEHVLRMHRYRSALDGGEGTLNGGLRYGREDEGDAESSVFVKYNRMLHGRKTERGRKRDTLTIKFLKKYIHYAKHRIQPELSDEASEHIATAYAELRSASSTAKTGGTLPITARTLETIIRLSTAHAKLKLSRKVSKSDVEAALKVLNFAIYHKELTEMEEREQEREEELERKCRAERLSDRNDRDDCNAVDLEGPTTDAMEVDDPPAGQATTELSPERIEAFNSKFREHMRYLDSITIDDLENAVNMGGLCYSREEIMLLLQKLHDENKVMIFDGKVHMVI